Proteins from a single region of Bdellovibrio bacteriovorus HD100:
- a CDS encoding M16 family metallopeptidase, translated as MRNLALALTLPLVCTAVVSCSSSGKKTVTKPPSEGYVTKGNGSFKLQPYKEITLSNGLKVFFIHDSSLPRVSLTLMMKTGSMQEGSDKPGLNALTAYLLEQGTQSRDALKLADEFGQLGSSVDVSPGADVTTVYADSLSSSADILLSLFADVAMNPAFKDAEIGRMRSQMLAALQKKIDNPSSFADEKMDQFVFGSHPYGRDVNGTPEGLRSINKQDIIKHYLTFYRPNNASLAVVGNFDGVFENKIQEVFGKWTKRTIPEVAVAAPPVNDSLQVKLIVKKGLQQTQIRLGQLGIARNNDDFLRLRLANETVGGSFASRLNQKVRDDQGLTYSIYSYFDVRKERGSYDVTTFTKNETAAKTMEEALKVVSDFAANGATEQEVAAGRNQLIGQFPRAIETADRLAYNLLALDFYGIPVDYLTDYNKTVGKIRPKDANAAFKKAVEPAKFKVLVYGDEKIIPQFEKYKPTIERIK; from the coding sequence ATGAGAAATTTAGCCTTAGCTTTGACTTTGCCTTTGGTGTGCACCGCGGTTGTTTCCTGCTCCAGTTCCGGAAAAAAAACCGTCACTAAACCACCTTCTGAAGGTTACGTGACCAAGGGGAATGGTTCTTTCAAACTTCAGCCGTACAAGGAAATCACACTTTCCAACGGACTGAAGGTGTTTTTTATTCATGACAGTTCTTTGCCCCGGGTCAGTCTGACATTGATGATGAAAACCGGCAGCATGCAGGAAGGTTCGGACAAGCCGGGTCTGAATGCGTTGACGGCTTATTTGCTGGAACAGGGGACACAAAGTCGTGATGCTTTAAAGCTGGCGGATGAATTCGGTCAACTGGGATCTTCGGTGGATGTGTCCCCGGGCGCGGATGTGACCACGGTTTATGCGGATTCGTTGTCTTCTTCGGCGGATATCTTGTTAAGCCTGTTTGCGGATGTCGCGATGAATCCGGCATTCAAGGATGCCGAAATCGGTCGCATGCGTTCCCAGATGCTGGCAGCCCTGCAAAAGAAGATCGATAATCCTTCATCCTTTGCTGACGAAAAAATGGATCAGTTTGTCTTTGGCAGTCATCCCTATGGTCGCGACGTCAATGGAACGCCTGAAGGCCTGCGTTCTATCAACAAGCAGGACATCATCAAGCACTACCTGACATTCTACCGTCCGAACAATGCTTCTCTGGCCGTGGTGGGAAATTTTGACGGGGTCTTTGAAAACAAAATTCAAGAGGTCTTCGGCAAATGGACCAAACGCACAATTCCGGAAGTTGCGGTGGCGGCACCGCCAGTGAATGATTCCCTGCAGGTGAAGCTGATCGTTAAAAAGGGCCTGCAGCAGACTCAGATCCGCTTGGGGCAGCTGGGTATTGCGCGCAACAATGACGACTTCCTGCGCCTGCGCCTGGCCAACGAAACAGTGGGTGGCAGCTTTGCCAGCCGGTTGAATCAGAAGGTGCGTGACGACCAGGGGCTGACGTATTCGATCTATTCATACTTTGATGTTCGTAAAGAGCGCGGCAGCTATGATGTGACGACGTTCACCAAGAATGAAACCGCCGCCAAGACCATGGAAGAAGCCCTGAAAGTGGTTTCTGACTTTGCCGCCAACGGGGCGACCGAGCAGGAAGTCGCAGCCGGTCGCAATCAGCTGATCGGGCAGTTCCCTCGGGCGATTGAAACGGCGGACCGTCTGGCTTACAATCTGCTGGCGCTGGATTTCTATGGCATCCCGGTGGACTACCTGACTGACTATAACAAGACGGTTGGTAAAATCAGACCGAAGGATGCCAATGCCGCCTTCAAAAAAGCGGTGGAACCGGCGAAGTTCAAGGTTCTGGTTTACGGAGATGAAAAGATCATTCCTCAGTTTGAAAAGTACAAGCCGACAATCGAGCGAATCAAGTAA
- a CDS encoding LysR family transcriptional regulator: MKNLYQLTTFVTVISEGSMTAAADKLYLTQPAVSQQIRNLEEDLGVELLVRGVRSIKATPQGEVLYEYAKKIIHLTQQAEIAIKSIGNQMKGQLRIGTLNSLGLHVMSPIVGRLMRHNPELTLKIEYDRGEELIKGYKKGQYDVLILPDVQTEFASELDSSEQKFLLKEEMWLVGSSKDEKMPQQIMVKDMGAFPLVDFTEEFPAFYSQLHGKIQTQGAKVTSIFESSNVGTLKRVIEAGLGWGFLPAHSIKKQVRSGRLSRVYVKDMHYEIDLMFYYKKNSDSRALVEVFYQTLAQQEKG, translated from the coding sequence GTGAAGAACCTTTATCAGCTGACCACCTTTGTGACTGTCATCAGCGAAGGGAGCATGACTGCCGCGGCAGATAAGCTCTACCTGACTCAACCTGCGGTGTCTCAGCAGATTCGCAATCTGGAGGAAGATCTAGGTGTGGAGCTCCTGGTAAGGGGTGTGCGCTCAATCAAGGCCACTCCCCAAGGCGAGGTTCTGTATGAGTACGCAAAAAAGATCATTCATCTGACCCAACAGGCTGAAATCGCCATTAAATCCATCGGGAATCAAATGAAGGGGCAGTTGCGAATTGGGACGCTGAACTCTTTGGGCTTGCACGTAATGAGTCCCATTGTGGGACGTTTAATGCGCCACAATCCCGAGCTGACCCTGAAGATCGAATACGATCGCGGGGAAGAGCTGATTAAGGGATACAAAAAAGGCCAGTACGATGTTCTGATTCTGCCCGACGTACAAACTGAGTTTGCGTCCGAGCTGGATAGCAGCGAGCAGAAGTTCCTTTTGAAGGAAGAAATGTGGCTTGTGGGTTCAAGTAAAGATGAAAAAATGCCCCAACAGATCATGGTGAAGGACATGGGAGCTTTTCCACTGGTGGATTTCACCGAAGAATTCCCGGCCTTCTACAGCCAACTGCATGGCAAGATTCAGACCCAGGGGGCGAAGGTCACTTCGATCTTTGAGTCTTCCAACGTAGGGACCTTGAAGCGGGTGATTGAAGCGGGGTTGGGCTGGGGCTTTTTGCCGGCACACTCAATCAAGAAGCAAGTCCGTTCGGGCCGCCTAAGTCGTGTGTACGTAAAAGACATGCACTACGAAATTGATCTGATGTTCTATTATAAAAAGAATTCCGACAGCCGTGCTTTGGTCGAGGTTTTCTATCAGACCCTGGCTCAGCAGGAAAAAGGCTGA
- a CDS encoding methyl-accepting chemotaxis protein, protein MKKSYSIQVKLAVPIILIALLVLGTMTFLMARNSHVNAEKAATEKTVAMGRAYATEMRLEVERGLGISRNVAHILESFKKRNNTGRSQVAEALREILEKNKFVIGAWTGWEPNAWDGKDSEYVSVQGHDETGRFVPYLNWEGGKSSLTPLVGYAKQGEGDYYLVPKQRLKETMVEPYLYPIDGVQVLMTSAVVPIVIDGKFVGVAGVDLPLKDLQKKAAGIKPFETSQAFLVTAHGNWVSHPEESMITKAAEYPFEADKFKTAIRKGEELVITGIDPKDNLEYLYVVSPMNVGATEEPWALIVRTPTKTVLAEANAAVWTQVIISLTGIFVLLVAVMMMARYISKSVSGLSEKLQNSGELVSSAIHQLSIAGQSLSESSSSSAASLEETVAALEEMTSMVKMNSDNAKQAAALSAQSSETAVQGEKEMGELLSSMNEISASSKQIEEIINVIDDIAFQTNLLALNASVEAARAGEHGKGFAVVAEAVRTLAQRSASAAKDITGLIKESVEKIERGTHKSAKSGEMLKNIVTSVKKVADLNNEISMASEEQSTGISQISKAMNQLDQSVQSNAASSEEIAGTAQEINTQAAIMKNVVDELNNVVYGDRGVQVSAQTPAARTTAHSEMDEEGWKAA, encoded by the coding sequence ATGAAAAAAAGCTACTCAATTCAGGTGAAGCTCGCAGTGCCAATCATTCTTATCGCATTGCTGGTGTTGGGAACGATGACATTCCTGATGGCTCGGAACAGTCACGTTAACGCGGAAAAAGCCGCGACCGAAAAGACGGTGGCAATGGGACGTGCCTATGCCACAGAAATGCGTCTGGAAGTGGAGCGCGGCCTGGGTATTTCCCGCAACGTCGCTCATATCCTTGAATCTTTCAAAAAACGCAATAACACCGGCCGATCTCAAGTGGCTGAAGCATTGCGCGAAATTCTGGAGAAAAACAAATTCGTGATCGGAGCCTGGACAGGTTGGGAGCCAAATGCCTGGGATGGCAAGGACTCTGAATATGTGTCTGTTCAAGGTCACGATGAAACGGGTCGTTTTGTTCCTTACCTGAACTGGGAAGGGGGCAAGTCCTCTTTGACGCCACTGGTGGGTTACGCCAAGCAGGGTGAGGGCGACTATTACCTGGTGCCAAAACAGCGTTTGAAAGAAACCATGGTTGAGCCTTATCTGTACCCGATTGATGGCGTGCAGGTGTTGATGACTTCGGCGGTGGTGCCCATCGTGATCGACGGAAAGTTCGTCGGTGTGGCGGGTGTGGATCTGCCCTTGAAGGACCTTCAGAAAAAAGCGGCAGGGATCAAGCCATTCGAAACGTCTCAGGCCTTCCTGGTGACGGCGCATGGCAACTGGGTTTCGCATCCGGAAGAATCCATGATCACCAAGGCAGCCGAGTATCCGTTTGAAGCTGATAAATTCAAAACTGCGATCAGAAAGGGTGAAGAGCTGGTGATCACCGGTATCGACCCTAAAGACAACCTTGAGTATCTGTACGTGGTGTCCCCGATGAACGTGGGTGCGACGGAAGAGCCTTGGGCTTTGATTGTTAGAACTCCGACCAAAACTGTTCTGGCTGAAGCCAATGCGGCAGTGTGGACTCAGGTGATCATTTCGTTGACTGGCATCTTTGTGTTGCTGGTGGCAGTGATGATGATGGCGCGCTATATTTCCAAATCTGTCAGTGGTCTTTCTGAAAAGCTGCAGAACTCCGGCGAGCTGGTGTCTTCTGCAATTCATCAGTTGTCCATTGCCGGTCAGTCCTTGTCTGAATCCTCCAGTTCTTCCGCGGCTTCTTTGGAAGAAACCGTGGCGGCTCTGGAAGAAATGACCTCCATGGTGAAAATGAACTCGGACAATGCCAAACAGGCGGCGGCGCTTTCGGCGCAGTCCTCTGAGACCGCTGTTCAGGGTGAAAAAGAGATGGGCGAGCTGTTGTCTTCCATGAACGAGATTTCAGCGTCCTCCAAACAGATCGAAGAAATCATCAACGTGATTGATGATATCGCCTTCCAGACGAATTTGCTGGCACTGAATGCCTCTGTCGAAGCGGCCCGAGCTGGTGAGCACGGGAAAGGTTTTGCCGTGGTTGCGGAAGCCGTGCGCACGCTGGCACAAAGATCCGCCTCAGCAGCAAAAGACATCACTGGTTTGATCAAAGAATCGGTTGAAAAAATTGAGCGTGGCACGCACAAGTCGGCAAAATCCGGCGAGATGCTGAAGAATATCGTAACCTCCGTCAAAAAGGTCGCAGATCTGAACAATGAAATTTCCATGGCCAGCGAGGAGCAGTCCACGGGCATTTCTCAGATCTCCAAAGCCATGAATCAACTGGATCAGTCCGTGCAGTCCAATGCGGCTTCTTCAGAAGAGATCGCCGGGACTGCGCAAGAGATCAACACTCAAGCGGCCATCATGAAGAATGTGGTCGATGAACTGAACAATGTTGTGTATGGCGACAGAGGTGTACAGGTTTCCGCTCAAACACCAGCAGCAAGGACAACTGCTCATTCAGAAATGGACGAAGAAGGCTGGAAAGCCGCTTAG